Proteins found in one archaeon genomic segment:
- a CDS encoding ester cyclase translates to MESVVSRNLGLMKTLDDAWNAGPGSPLWETFRKRHAEDVAVYWPGGSPPTTGRRNHDLEAVEFFKTFPDNHLINNPYKIFFGQGDYTCTVADFSGTMKGPMKTADGKMIPPTNKSFLVEFCTIAHWSEKGEIREERLFYDLVGLMKQIGLS, encoded by the coding sequence ATGGAGTCCGTTGTCAGTCGCAACCTGGGCCTCATGAAGACCCTCGACGATGCCTGGAACGCCGGACCTGGAAGCCCCCTCTGGGAGACCTTCAGGAAGCGTCATGCCGAAGACGTAGCCGTCTATTGGCCTGGCGGGTCCCCGCCTACAACGGGGCGACGCAACCACGACCTTGAAGCCGTAGAATTCTTCAAGACCTTTCCCGACAACCATCTGATCAACAACCCCTACAAGATCTTCTTCGGCCAGGGCGATTACACCTGCACTGTAGCTGATTTCTCTGGAACCATGAAAGGCCCGATGAAGACGGCTGATGGCAAGATGATACCTCCGACGAACAAGAGCTTCCTTGTCGAATTCTGTACGATCGCCCACTGGAGTGAAAAGGGAGAGATTCGTGAAGAGCGGCTCTTCTATGATCTAGTCGGATTGATGAAACAGATCGGCTTGTCCTAG